The DNA window AACATTGTCGAAGCCCGTATGCTGCGTGCGCCGTCCATTGATGCCATGTACGGCAAAGGTCTGGAACACGAATACCCGCTGGACGAACTCGACCGCCGGGCTCTGGCCGGTGAAGAAATTATGTTGGAAGAAGATGGCGAAAATGGCCATACCATGACCTATCTGACTCCGGTATACGCGCACGAAGATTACCGCGGCACCAACTGCCTGCCCTGCCACCAGGCACAGGAAGGCGACATTCTGGGTGCCATCCGCATCAGCTATTCCCTCGATGAACTCGATGGCCATATTTTCAATAACATGATGACCATGGCGCTGATTCAGGCGGCCATGTTTGTCAGCGCCCTTATTTTGTTGTCCCTGCTGCTGCGCCGCTTTGTTATTTCACCAGTGCGCAGCATGCACCGCACGTTGGATACCATGGAACGTGACTCCGACCTGACGCAACAGGTGCGGGTGGATACTCAGGATGAAATCGGCCGTACCGCGATGGCACTGAACAAAATGATTGCCCGCTTCTCCGATTCCCTGCGTCAGGTGGTTGGCTCGTCCCACGAACTGGAAGAATCGGCCGGCCAGATTCAGCAGTCATCCCAGGCATCCCTGCAGGCCGCCAACGCCCAGAAAAGTGAAACCGAACATATCCAGCGTTCCATTGAAGAATTGCATCAGAGCATTCAGACCGTGATGACCAACGCGGAAGAAAGCAGCCGCGCCTCCGCCGAAGCCAAAGTTGTGGCCGGCCAGGGCGTCAGCAAAACCGATCTGGCCTCGGCCAGCATTGAAACCATGAACAACGCCATTCAGTCAGCGTCCGGGGTCATTGCCTCGCTGGACGAGCGCAGCAACAACGTCGGAAGTGTGCTGGAAGTGATTAAAGGCATTGCCGAACAA is part of the Venatoribacter cucullus genome and encodes:
- a CDS encoding methyl-accepting chemotaxis protein yields the protein MANAVSIQRKVYFALGSIFLLVLVVVISVAVSAEKKLSTEMVHSQLKDKASGYLDTMNMLMISGAIANREMVRTKLLSDNNIVEARMLRAPSIDAMYGKGLEHEYPLDELDRRALAGEEIMLEEDGENGHTMTYLTPVYAHEDYRGTNCLPCHQAQEGDILGAIRISYSLDELDGHIFNNMMTMALIQAAMFVSALILLSLLLRRFVISPVRSMHRTLDTMERDSDLTQQVRVDTQDEIGRTAMALNKMIARFSDSLRQVVGSSHELEESAGQIQQSSQASLQAANAQKSETEHIQRSIEELHQSIQTVMTNAEESSRASAEAKVVAGQGVSKTDLASASIETMNNAIQSASGVIASLDERSNNVGSVLEVIKGIAEQTNLLALNAAIEAARAGDSGRGFAVVADEVRTLSQRTHKSTQEIESMIEQLQAEARQAVHSMENAQSTASEGMERVREAALALHSMIQHVERMNQLNAETLKSMQVQVEVSRNVSAGVESISGHSYQSADTAAQTAEISRQLVTMAHHLSTLVNRFRL